The Caldilineales bacterium genome has a window encoding:
- a CDS encoding ester cyclase: MSTEQNKALLRRFGELLNAHDVEGAFALCSPGVIDHGLPPGTPPGMESSRQFLKGQIAAFPDVRATVLDMIAEGDKVVSRMELEGTHLGPLMGLAPTGRRVKWGFIDINRIADGKIVEHWIETDTLGLMQQLGVIPPPRSA, from the coding sequence ATGTCAACCGAACAGAACAAAGCCTTGCTTCGCCGCTTTGGCGAGCTGCTGAACGCCCACGATGTCGAGGGAGCCTTCGCCCTGTGTAGCCCTGGCGTGATCGACCACGGCCTGCCCCCAGGAACGCCGCCAGGGATGGAGAGCAGCCGCCAGTTCCTCAAGGGGCAGATCGCAGCCTTCCCCGACGTGCGCGCCACGGTATTGGATATGATCGCCGAAGGCGACAAAGTCGTCAGCCGGATGGAACTCGAGGGCACCCATCTGGGACCGCTGATGGGCCTCGCCCCGACCGGAAGGCGTGTGAAATGGGGCTTCATCGACATCAACCGGATCGCGGATGGCAAGATCGTCGAGCACTGGATAGAAACAGATACCCTGGGCCTCATGCAGCAGCTCGGCGTCATTCCCCCGCCGCGCTCGGCCTGA
- a CDS encoding cytochrome c — MFDFVGVLIVAALVALFAFLTLRTWRSRNRILKWAGAAIAGLLTLLAAAVLVAGLFGFYKINLKHDNPVADVGVAATPAQIARGGRLANACASCHSPGSAPPLSGSNAAVKFDMTTFGAIYAPNLTPGGNIDDWSDGEVVRAIREGVHKNGRSLLIMPAEVYRHLSDEDAQALVAYLRSQPSTGEALPPTRLNLLGALVTPLFGFLSAQPPVANVAMPQAGTPEYGKYMVSVLGCTGCHGDQLQGRADNGQPGPPPGPNLTQIVPQWSEAEFMAFFNTGIRPDGTATPIITLASGFSEPRMPWPMVRAATTDDDLKAIYDYLHSLPAVEGPAR, encoded by the coding sequence ATGTTCGATTTTGTCGGTGTCCTGATCGTTGCTGCTCTCGTCGCTCTGTTTGCGTTCCTGACCCTGCGCACCTGGCGGTCGAGAAATCGCATCTTGAAGTGGGCCGGCGCCGCCATCGCCGGGCTGCTGACCCTGCTTGCGGCGGCGGTGCTGGTGGCCGGATTGTTCGGGTTCTACAAGATCAACCTGAAACACGACAACCCCGTAGCGGATGTCGGAGTCGCCGCCACGCCGGCGCAGATCGCCCGCGGCGGAAGACTGGCTAACGCTTGCGCCAGCTGCCATTCGCCGGGCAGCGCCCCGCCGCTCTCCGGCTCGAACGCCGCCGTCAAGTTCGATATGACCACGTTCGGTGCGATCTATGCACCCAACCTCACGCCCGGCGGCAACATCGATGACTGGAGCGACGGCGAGGTGGTGCGGGCGATCCGCGAGGGCGTACACAAGAACGGCCGCTCGCTGCTGATCATGCCGGCAGAGGTTTACCGGCATCTGAGCGACGAAGACGCCCAGGCGTTGGTCGCTTACTTGCGTTCGCAACCCAGTACAGGTGAAGCCCTGCCGCCGACGCGGCTCAACCTGCTCGGCGCGCTGGTCACGCCCTTGTTTGGTTTCCTTAGTGCGCAGCCGCCCGTCGCCAACGTGGCCATGCCCCAGGCGGGTACGCCGGAGTATGGCAAGTACATGGTGAGCGTGCTCGGTTGCACCGGATGTCATGGCGATCAGTTGCAGGGACGCGCAGATAACGGGCAACCCGGCCCGCCGCCTGGCCCCAACCTGACCCAAATCGTGCCGCAATGGAGCGAGGCGGAGTTCATGGCCTTCTTCAACACCGGCATACGGCCCGACGGGACGGCGACGCCCATCATCACCCTGGCCAGCGGCTTCAGCGAGCCACGTATGCCCTGGCCGATGGTGCGCGCCGCGACCACGGACGACGATCTGAAAGCGATCTATGACTATCTGCATAGCCTGCCGGCGGTGGAAGGGCCGGCTCGATGA